A region of Streptomyces sp. TG1A-60 DNA encodes the following proteins:
- a CDS encoding cellulose-binding domain-containing protein: MPDLPKPQDAAEAALFSECWDAVLSYADLCTSGSAAAAQLATEAFTNGMHESRALELDAGAERGAGRRALRLPRIPFLLTWVRTSAASWEADGKGHRLDPDLRLWLNSDKAARYVGPPLHRPLALRALRDMQEPDAALLWLIEVESLPLTSVARRLGHDPAVVRAELDQVRALFRDRCHRNQLDTPLHTDCRSYARLLDAVTRSPGTDTPDDLSRHLATCVECAEAAACLGLHGGGLPAALAGGVIGWGGHAYLERRRRAADAGLLPGRADSTGTDRGFSPGREPRPRLGRNGLLAGAGLVSVLAFVVSLMPFGDDETVADGASTGESSVVRQAPRFPVAQPPVGGSSELQSTSRPEEPGSDDDKGGGNSNEEPQGDSSTPARASHEPVDHGKSSATCHVRYEIVNEWPGGFQAAVTVTSTKALDGWRIGWTYAHDQRVTQMWDGTFDQDGAEITASAADYNKTVPEGGTFGVGLLGTWQGYDNPVPEEFTLNGRDCDHED; the protein is encoded by the coding sequence ATGCCCGACCTGCCGAAACCCCAGGACGCCGCCGAGGCCGCGCTGTTCTCGGAGTGCTGGGACGCGGTCCTTTCGTACGCCGACCTGTGTACGTCCGGCTCGGCCGCGGCGGCCCAACTGGCCACCGAGGCCTTCACCAACGGCATGCACGAGTCGCGCGCCCTGGAACTCGACGCGGGGGCCGAGCGCGGCGCCGGACGGCGCGCCTTACGGCTGCCCCGAATACCGTTCCTCCTGACGTGGGTCAGAACCAGTGCCGCGTCCTGGGAGGCGGACGGGAAGGGCCACCGCCTCGACCCCGACCTGCGCCTCTGGCTCAACTCCGACAAGGCCGCGCGCTATGTCGGCCCGCCACTGCACCGCCCCCTCGCCCTGCGCGCACTGCGGGACATGCAGGAACCCGACGCGGCTCTGCTCTGGCTGATCGAGGTCGAGTCGCTGCCCCTGACCTCGGTGGCCCGTCGGCTCGGCCACGACCCGGCGGTCGTCAGGGCCGAACTCGACCAGGTGCGGGCGCTGTTCCGGGACCGCTGTCACCGCAACCAGCTCGACACGCCCCTGCACACCGACTGCCGCAGCTACGCACGGCTGCTGGACGCGGTCACCCGCTCACCCGGCACCGACACCCCCGACGACCTGTCGCGGCACCTCGCCACCTGCGTGGAGTGCGCCGAGGCCGCGGCCTGTCTCGGCCTGCACGGCGGCGGCCTGCCCGCAGCGCTCGCCGGCGGCGTGATCGGCTGGGGCGGACACGCCTACCTGGAGCGCCGCCGCCGCGCGGCCGACGCGGGACTTCTCCCCGGGCGCGCGGACTCCACCGGCACCGACCGGGGATTCTCGCCGGGCAGGGAGCCGAGGCCCCGGCTGGGCCGCAACGGCCTGCTCGCCGGCGCCGGCCTCGTCTCCGTACTGGCGTTCGTCGTCTCCCTGATGCCCTTCGGTGACGACGAGACCGTCGCCGACGGCGCGTCCACGGGCGAGTCGTCGGTGGTGCGGCAGGCCCCGCGCTTCCCGGTGGCACAGCCCCCGGTCGGCGGATCGTCCGAGTTGCAGAGCACCTCCCGGCCCGAGGAGCCCGGCTCCGACGACGACAAGGGCGGCGGCAACAGCAACGAGGAGCCCCAGGGCGACTCCTCGACGCCCGCCCGCGCCTCCCACGAGCCGGTCGATCACGGCAAGTCGTCCGCCACCTGCCACGTCCGCTACGAGATCGTCAACGAATGGCCCGGCGGCTTCCAGGCCGCCGTCACCGTCACCTCCACGAAGGCACTCGACGGCTGGCGCATCGGCTGGACCTACGCGCACGACCAGCGCGTGACCCAGATGTGGGACGGCACCTTCGACCAGGACGGGGCCGAGATCACCGCCTCCGCCGCCGACTACAACAAGACCGTCCCCGAGGGCGGCACCTTCGGGGTCGGCCTCCTCGGCACCTGGCAGGGCTACGACAACCCCGTCCCCGAGGAGTTCACGCTCAACGGGCGCGACTGCGACCACGAGGACTGA
- a CDS encoding 3-oxoacyl-[acyl-carrier-protein] synthase III C-terminal domain-containing protein, with protein MTGRYGDAVLEAPRARLTATAVHLPSRYRTMEEIRAQIAAAGSPYVPPPGLLEDITGVRGVHTSEEGECASDLAASAARKALADAGVTIGEVDLLLFAATSQDMIEPSTSHLVAVKLGATCPVFDVTNACNSVLNAMEVAGAFIATRRYRTVLIACGEVGSMVTRWHVPDQEALLRAMPGYTVSDAGAAMLLTAGPAGDCDPGVLTLRFAADSTAWNACTVSGGGSMHPRAFDDEHLTIRLNGDLLRTTAVEGLPFLQRAAERELDAVRSSAFIAFHQIGMAHYQEMVDMLPLPADRCMPAVAEHGNCAAASLPLQLVKAQEADRIEPGDTVAMLGLASGMSFGLALVRW; from the coding sequence GTGACCGGCCGCTACGGTGACGCGGTGCTCGAAGCCCCGCGTGCCCGCTTGACAGCAACCGCCGTCCACCTGCCGTCCCGCTACCGGACCATGGAGGAGATCCGGGCCCAGATCGCCGCCGCCGGAAGTCCCTACGTACCGCCGCCCGGCCTGCTCGAGGACATCACCGGCGTGCGCGGCGTGCACACCAGCGAGGAGGGGGAGTGCGCCTCGGATCTCGCGGCCTCGGCCGCCCGCAAGGCTCTCGCGGACGCGGGCGTGACCATCGGTGAGGTGGACCTGCTGCTGTTCGCCGCCACCAGCCAGGACATGATCGAACCGTCGACCTCGCACCTCGTGGCCGTCAAACTCGGCGCCACCTGCCCGGTGTTCGACGTGACGAACGCCTGCAACAGCGTCCTCAACGCGATGGAGGTGGCCGGCGCGTTCATCGCGACCCGCCGGTACCGCACGGTGCTCATCGCCTGCGGCGAGGTGGGATCCATGGTCACGCGCTGGCACGTTCCCGACCAGGAGGCCCTGCTGCGGGCCATGCCCGGCTACACCGTCTCCGACGCCGGCGCCGCCATGCTGCTCACCGCCGGGCCCGCCGGGGACTGCGACCCCGGAGTACTCACGCTGCGGTTCGCCGCGGACTCCACCGCCTGGAACGCCTGCACCGTGAGCGGTGGCGGCTCCATGCACCCGCGGGCGTTCGACGACGAGCACCTGACCATCCGGCTGAACGGCGACCTGCTGCGTACGACCGCGGTCGAGGGCCTGCCGTTCCTCCAGCGGGCAGCGGAACGGGAGTTGGACGCGGTCCGCTCCAGCGCCTTCATCGCCTTCCACCAGATCGGCATGGCCCACTACCAGGAGATGGTCGACATGCTCCCCCTGCCCGCCGACCGGTGCATGCCCGCCGTGGCCGAGCACGGCAACTGCGCCGCGGCCTCCCTGCCCCTGCAACTGGTCAAGGCACAGGAGGCCGACCGCATCGAGCCGGGCGACACCGTGGCGATGCTCGGCCTGGCCAGCGGCATGAGCTTCGGCCTGGCGCTGGTCCGCTGGTGA
- a CDS encoding alpha/beta fold hydrolase, protein MTASNRRTPAATRASVLQQLLPGYPAREHWRLVPATGQHYLDVGSGEPLLFLHGNPTWSYAWRKLLPTLAPHARCLAPDLPGLGLSQPVEPPSDPRARYLHQLDHLDALYHHLVRNEGVPPSGWTFAVHDWGGPLGVAWLLRNPGVVSRLVVLNTIAFPWPDGYRLPFYLRWIRDHRPVAATVHATNAFARATVRLGVTHRLSSAERRAYLLPHARRGNRRTITEFVRAIPRNPADEAWRLLTPPDGDDCLGRLPMLIGWGMRDPVFTPLILAEWTRRHPHAVVHRYPRAGHLVMDDAGDELGAHIRDFLRGQR, encoded by the coding sequence GTGACCGCCTCGAACCGGCGCACACCCGCCGCCACCCGCGCTTCCGTCCTCCAACAGCTCCTGCCCGGCTACCCCGCTCGCGAGCACTGGCGGCTCGTGCCGGCTACCGGCCAGCACTATCTCGACGTCGGCTCGGGCGAACCGCTGCTGTTCCTGCACGGGAACCCGACCTGGAGCTACGCCTGGCGCAAGCTGCTCCCCACACTGGCCCCGCACGCACGCTGCCTGGCCCCGGACCTGCCCGGCCTCGGTCTGTCCCAGCCCGTGGAACCGCCGTCCGACCCGAGGGCCCGCTACCTGCACCAACTGGACCACCTGGACGCCCTCTACCACCACCTGGTCCGCAACGAGGGGGTACCGCCGAGCGGTTGGACGTTCGCCGTGCACGACTGGGGCGGCCCGCTCGGCGTCGCCTGGCTCCTGCGCAACCCCGGCGTCGTCTCCCGTCTGGTGGTCCTCAACACCATCGCCTTCCCCTGGCCCGACGGCTACCGGCTGCCGTTCTACCTGCGCTGGATCAGGGACCACCGGCCGGTGGCCGCCACCGTCCACGCCACCAACGCCTTCGCCCGGGCCACCGTCCGCCTCGGCGTCACCCACCGGCTCAGCTCCGCCGAGCGGCGCGCCTACCTGCTGCCCCATGCCCGCCGGGGCAACCGCCGGACGATCACGGAGTTCGTCCGGGCCATCCCCCGGAACCCCGCCGACGAGGCCTGGCGCCTGCTCACACCGCCTGACGGGGACGACTGCCTCGGACGGCTGCCGATGCTCATCGGCTGGGGCATGCGGGATCCGGTCTTCACGCCGCTGATCCTCGCCGAGTGGACCCGCCGCCACCCGCACGCCGTCGTCCACCGCTATCCGCGCGCCGGCCACCTGGTGATGGATGACGCCGGGGACGAACTCGGCGCCCACATCCGCGACTTCCTGCGAGGGCAGCGATGA
- a CDS encoding AMP-binding protein, with protein MTAAPDGIFTRLAGLTEHAPATVLVRCTGAVSARDVTAAQLLDGCRRTADDLRAAGVRRGDKAVVMTRDAYQLVAAVYALTSLGAVPVLIEPRAEVRRCLDEIAPGVFVGEPLAHVARRALGWGRGHVRAALVTGRAFPGRHQLLGRSLPLAVPDGRGPAPRVPEWRPEDLAMIAFTSGSTGQPKGVEYRYTTLAGQLTTLDAVLHPRAGDVLLSCFLPFAALGPLLGLTTVAPQVDHLAPARTPPGHLVGPLLRHRANIVLGSPAVLGLIAGHCSRHGLTLPSVRRVLSFGAPLRPRLAEALAKALPAEAEILSVYGATECLPAAAIDADELRSLRVQPPPGHSGTCLGRPLTGVGARVLDADDTGLGEIAVAGPVVSPAYHARPDATAAAKTVTDGTLWHRTGDLGRLDDEGRLWYLGRQAHLVTGEGFTLTTEDVEAAADTARGVRRTALVGVGPAGRQRAVLCVEPERGARRDAVLDALRAALGGHRHGRRIDTVLFHPRLPTDIRHNSKTDRARLAAHAAKYVTGGPR; from the coding sequence ATGACCGCCGCACCCGACGGCATCTTCACCCGCCTGGCCGGGCTGACCGAGCACGCCCCGGCCACCGTACTCGTACGCTGCACCGGCGCCGTGTCCGCACGGGACGTGACGGCGGCACAGCTGCTGGACGGCTGCCGCCGCACCGCCGACGACCTCCGTGCCGCCGGAGTGCGGCGCGGCGACAAGGCCGTGGTGATGACGCGGGACGCCTACCAACTCGTCGCGGCCGTCTACGCGCTGACGTCGCTCGGTGCCGTCCCCGTGCTGATCGAGCCGCGCGCGGAGGTGCGTCGCTGCCTGGACGAGATCGCCCCCGGCGTCTTCGTCGGGGAGCCGCTGGCCCATGTGGCGCGCCGGGCGCTGGGCTGGGGTCGCGGCCATGTCCGTGCGGCCCTGGTGACCGGCCGCGCCTTCCCCGGCCGGCACCAACTCCTGGGGCGAAGCCTGCCGTTGGCGGTTCCGGACGGCAGGGGCCCGGCGCCGCGCGTCCCGGAATGGCGGCCCGAGGACCTGGCGATGATCGCCTTCACCTCCGGCTCCACCGGGCAGCCCAAGGGCGTGGAGTACCGCTACACCACCCTGGCCGGACAGCTCACCACCCTGGACGCCGTGCTCCACCCCCGCGCCGGCGACGTCCTGCTCTCCTGCTTCCTGCCGTTCGCCGCACTGGGCCCGCTGCTCGGCCTCACGACCGTCGCCCCGCAGGTGGACCACCTGGCCCCGGCCCGCACACCGCCCGGCCACCTCGTCGGCCCTCTCCTGCGCCACCGGGCGAACATCGTCCTCGGCTCACCGGCGGTCCTCGGCCTGATCGCGGGCCACTGCTCCCGCCACGGCCTGACGCTGCCCTCGGTCCGCCGCGTGCTGTCCTTCGGCGCGCCGCTGCGCCCGCGGCTCGCCGAGGCCCTGGCCAAGGCGCTGCCGGCCGAGGCGGAGATCCTCAGTGTCTACGGCGCCACCGAGTGCCTGCCCGCCGCCGCCATCGACGCCGACGAACTGCGCTCGCTGCGCGTCCAGCCGCCCCCGGGCCACTCGGGCACCTGCCTGGGCCGGCCCCTGACCGGCGTCGGGGCACGCGTCCTGGACGCGGACGACACCGGCCTGGGGGAGATCGCCGTCGCGGGACCCGTGGTCAGCCCGGCCTACCACGCCCGCCCCGACGCCACGGCCGCGGCCAAGACGGTCACCGACGGCACACTGTGGCACCGCACCGGCGACCTGGGACGCCTCGACGACGAAGGCCGCCTCTGGTACCTCGGCCGCCAGGCCCACCTCGTCACCGGCGAAGGCTTCACCCTCACCACCGAGGACGTCGAGGCCGCGGCCGACACCGCCCGGGGCGTCCGCCGCACGGCCCTGGTCGGCGTCGGCCCCGCCGGACGGCAGCGGGCGGTGCTCTGTGTCGAGCCCGAGCGCGGCGCACGCCGGGACGCGGTCCTGGACGCGCTGCGCGCCGCCCTCGGCGGCCACCGGCACGGCCGCCGCATCGACACCGTGCTGTTCCACCCGCGGTTGCCGACCGACATCCGCCACAACTCCAAGACCGACCGTGCCCGGCTCGCCGCCCACGCCGCCAAGTACGTGACAGGAGGCCCGCGTTGA
- a CDS encoding NAD-dependent epimerase/dehydratase family protein, with protein MRVLVTGGSGFLGQEICRRLVARGTTVSSLGRRPSLALENLGVRQHLGDLADPAAVSRALAGCDAVIHNAALAGVSGPLTPYWRTNVLGTRNVIDQCRAHGVGTLVHTSTASVVFRPGGLENADERCPYPRRHLAAYPRTKARAEALVMAADSPGLATVSLRPHVIWGPGDPHFAPALVRAVRADRMVMPGDGTNLVDTTHLHTAAHAHLLALDRLREGRPIGGRAYFITQDDPRPLREITARFLHAAGLRATWCAIPRPLAHAAATTCETVLRLTGLTRTHTLSRFLVAELVRPHWFNIEAARRDLLFKPPITFDEGITALSAAR; from the coding sequence TTGAGGGTCCTGGTGACGGGCGGGAGCGGGTTCCTCGGGCAGGAGATCTGCCGCCGGCTCGTCGCACGCGGCACCACCGTCTCCTCCCTCGGCCGCCGGCCGAGCCTCGCCCTGGAGAACCTCGGCGTCCGGCAGCACCTGGGGGACCTCGCCGATCCGGCCGCCGTCTCCCGTGCGCTCGCCGGCTGCGACGCCGTCATCCACAACGCCGCCCTCGCCGGCGTCAGCGGCCCGCTCACGCCGTACTGGAGAACCAACGTCCTCGGCACCCGCAACGTCATCGACCAGTGCCGTGCCCACGGGGTCGGCACCCTCGTCCACACCTCCACCGCGAGTGTCGTCTTCCGGCCCGGCGGCCTGGAGAACGCCGACGAGCGCTGCCCCTACCCCCGCCGGCACCTGGCCGCCTACCCCCGCACCAAGGCCCGCGCGGAAGCCCTCGTCATGGCCGCCGACAGCCCCGGCCTGGCCACCGTCTCCCTGCGCCCCCACGTCATCTGGGGCCCCGGCGACCCGCACTTCGCCCCGGCCCTGGTACGCGCCGTGCGCGCGGACCGGATGGTGATGCCCGGCGACGGCACGAACCTCGTCGACACCACCCACCTGCACACCGCCGCCCACGCCCACCTGCTGGCCCTGGACCGACTCCGGGAGGGCCGGCCCATCGGGGGCCGCGCCTACTTCATCACCCAGGACGACCCCCGCCCCCTGCGCGAGATCACCGCCCGCTTCCTGCACGCGGCGGGCCTGCGGGCCACGTGGTGCGCCATCCCGCGCCCGCTGGCCCACGCCGCCGCGACGACCTGCGAGACGGTCCTACGACTGACCGGCCTCACCCGCACCCACACGCTCAGCCGCTTCCTCGTCGCCGAGCTGGTGCGGCCCCACTGGTTCAACATCGAAGCCGCCCGCCGTGACCTGCTGTTCAAGCCACCGATCACCTTCGACGAAGGCATCACCGCGCTGTCGGCCGCGCGTTGA